In Lottiidibacillus patelloidae, the genomic window TTGGAAAAAAGACTATGAAGAATGTAACAAAGAGAATCAAAGGCTATTAAAAGTGCAAGATATAGAAATAAACCTAGAGCACTCTGATAAAATTAGCATGCTAACAGTCCAAAAATTACAGCAGCAAACAAAAGATTTTTTAAGAGATTTAATAAAAAAAGATATTGAAACAGTTGCAAACAATAAAGAGTTTATTATGAAAACGATAGAAGAAAAAACATTTACGATTGATGACCAAAAATACCAACTGCGTGTAGAGCACTTCTTCTTATTTACGACATTAGAATTGCACTTAAGAATTAAACATGTCGAATAATAAGTCGCAATTTTAATAAAAATCAGATAAAATAAGATTAGAACAAAGGAGGAAAAGTCATGTTAATTAGTAGAAAAGAAATGGCCATGAAGAAAATCGAAAAAATTAAAGCTGGCTATTCTGCATTTGCAGAAACAAAAGAAGTTGCTGACTATCTTAAAAAAGAATTAGAGAAAATGAACATTCAAGTTCACGAAGATGTGACTGAATTTGGAAGTTGGTTCATACCAAAATAAATAGCATCCACGCATGGATGCTTTTTTATTATTTATTCGCTTTACTTGCTTCGACTAAATCTCCAACAACTTCTTCAACTTTATCCCAATTATAGATTGTTGCTCCAGCTGCCATCGGATGACCTCCACCGTTGTAACGGTTGGCAATTTTATTTACTACAGGTCCTTTTGAACGTAGCCTTACTCTAATTTGATCAGGCTCCTCAATGAAAAATGCCCAAGCGTTAATCCCTTCAATATTGCCTAATGATCCTACTAATTGCGAAGCTTCACTAGGGCCAACATCAAATTCTTTCAACTTATCTGCAGAAAGTGTCACAAAACCAACACCTTCATCTGTCAATGAAAAGTTATTAAGTACATAGCCTTGTAACCTAGCAACATTTACATTTATTTTGTACATCTCTCGATAAATGTCAGTAAAGGAGAAATTGTATTTCACAAGCTCACTTGCATATTGAAAAGTTTCTGGATTTGTACTTGGAAACAAAAATCTTCCTGTGTCACCAACAATACCTGCATATATTAACCTTGCCCCATTATCTGTTAAAGTCAATTCTTCTTTAGCAAACAAATAAAACTGATAAATCATTTCACTAACTGAACAAGCATTTGTATCCACCCATAAAATATCGCCGTATGCATCATCATTTGGATGATGATCAATTTTAATTAGTTTCTTTCCAAGCGTATATCGCTCATCGCTAATCCTCTCTTGATTAGCAGTATCACAAACGATAACAAGGGCATCTTCATAAAACGAATCATCTATCTGATCCATTTCATTTAAAAACTGAAGTGAAGGATCTTCGTCACCGACAACCTTTACCGTTTTACTAGGAAAGCTAGCTTTAATTATTTCAGCAAGCCCACCTTGTGAGCCAAGTGCATCAGGGTCTGGGCGAACATGACGGTGAATAACAATTTTGTCAAATGCTTTGATTTCTTGCAAAATTAATTCTTTCATCGTATACTCCTTTTTGACTGTCTATTTGATATAGTAGACAATTATAATGATTAGAAATGAAACGATTATAAAAAGATAAGTAGGTGTTTGCAATGCAAATTATTGGTCTATTAACTGTACTATCAGCATTTTTATATCTCTTCTACAAATTAAAATCATTCCGAGTGAAAAAATTCCCATATCGTCAACGTTGGGCAAATAGTAAAGCATCTATTGCAATTGGCTTTTTCTTAATCTTTTTTGCGATAAACCAACTTTACCATGATGGTGATAAGATGCTTTATTTAGTAATTAGCATCATATTTATCATTCTTGGAAGTGCAAATGTAGTTTTAGGCTACCGTGCTTACCGTTTCTTTTTACCAAAAGCAATTGAAGAAAATGAACAGCAGTCATAAATGGCTGCTTTTTTTAATGCCTATCAATAAGCTGTGCCATTAGCATTGCTTTTCCGACAACTGTCCCTTTATGGAAAATTTCAACGTCGACTTTTCCAAATTTCCTTCCTACTTCTAATACACGCGGAAAAATATCTATCGTTGCATCAATTTGAACTGGCTTAATAAAATATAATGTTAAGTTTTCTACAACTAGCTCGCCTTTTTTATGTTTCCTTAACGCACGACTTCCCGCTTCCGTTACTAATGATGTAAATACGCCATAAGAAATTGTCCCTAAATGGTTCGTCATTTGCGGAGTTACTTCTGAACGGTAGTATACATTGTTACCAGCTTCAACCTCTTGAATTCGGCTAGCAATTAATTCTTCAAATGTTTCGCCAACTTGTGGCTGCTGCTTTATCATTTGGAGCGCTTTTAAAACATCACGCCGACTAATAATTCCAAGTAATTTACTAGACTGATTAACTACTGGTAAAAGCTCGATTCCGTCCCAAATCATCGTATGAGCAGCTGTTGCTAGTGATGTATTTTCTTGGACTGTAATTGGGTTTTTTGTCATTACTTTTTCAATTGGAGTTGTGCGTTCACTGCCAATGATATCTTTTGAAGTTACTACTCCAACTACTTTCATTGAAATATCGATTACAGGGTACCGACTATGATTTGTTTCTTGGTTTAATTGGTGCCACTTTTCAACAGTATCTTGTGTATGTAATAAGTGCGTTTCACCAATCGGAATTAATATATCCGATACTAAAACAATTTCTTTTTTTATTAATTGATCATAGATTGCTCGATTTATCATCGTCGCCACAGTAAAAGAATCGTAAGTACTTGATAAAATGGGCAAATGTTTTTCATCTGCTAAACGCTTTATTTCCTCACTCGTATCAAATCCACCAGTGATTAATACAGCCGCTCCACTTTCAAGTGCTAACCTGTGAGCTTCTTCCCTATTACCTACAATTAAAAGACTACCCGCATCAATGTAGCGCATCATAGCTTCTACTTCCATTGCCCCGATAACAAACTTATTTAAGGTTTTATAAAGTCCTTCTTTACCACCTAAAACTTGTCCTTCAATAATTTTCACAACTTCAGCAAACGTTAATGTTTCAATGTTTTCTTTTAGTTTTTGTTTAATTCGAATCGTGCCAACTCTTTCAATCGTGCTTACAAGACCTTGATTTTCGGCTTCTTTTATTGCTCGATAAGCAGTTCCATCACTAACGGACATTTCTTTGGCAATTTGCCGAACCGATATTTTACTACCTACTTCAAGATCGATAATATGTTGAATAATTAATTCATGTTTAGTC contains:
- the ytrI gene encoding sporulation membrane protein YtrI produces the protein MRIPPYYKNPHWQRFLAGVFLGTLLGWVLFLFFYGNTIDRHVIALKNKQAEINDLKKDIDEIWKKDYEECNKENQRLLKVQDIEINLEHSDKISMLTVQKLQQQTKDFLRDLIKKDIETVANNKEFIMKTIEEKTFTIDDQKYQLRVEHFFLFTTLELHLRIKHVE
- a CDS encoding DHH family phosphoesterase, which gives rise to MKELILQEIKAFDKIVIHRHVRPDPDALGSQGGLAEIIKASFPSKTVKVVGDEDPSLQFLNEMDQIDDSFYEDALVIVCDTANQERISDERYTLGKKLIKIDHHPNDDAYGDILWVDTNACSVSEMIYQFYLFAKEELTLTDNGARLIYAGIVGDTGRFLFPSTNPETFQYASELVKYNFSFTDIYREMYKINVNVARLQGYVLNNFSLTDEGVGFVTLSADKLKEFDVGPSEASQLVGSLGNIEGINAWAFFIEEPDQIRVRLRSKGPVVNKIANRYNGGGHPMAAGATIYNWDKVEEVVGDLVEASKANK
- a CDS encoding YtpI family protein codes for the protein MQIIGLLTVLSAFLYLFYKLKSFRVKKFPYRQRWANSKASIAIGFFLIFFAINQLYHDGDKMLYLVISIIFIILGSANVVLGYRAYRFFLPKAIEENEQQS
- a CDS encoding DRTGG domain-containing protein, which codes for MTTKHELIIQHIIDLEVGSKISVRQIAKEMSVSDGTAYRAIKEAENQGLVSTIERVGTIRIKQKLKENIETLTFAEVVKIIEGQVLGGKEGLYKTLNKFVIGAMEVEAMMRYIDAGSLLIVGNREEAHRLALESGAAVLITGGFDTSEEIKRLADEKHLPILSSTYDSFTVATMINRAIYDQLIKKEIVLVSDILIPIGETHLLHTQDTVEKWHQLNQETNHSRYPVIDISMKVVGVVTSKDIIGSERTTPIEKVMTKNPITVQENTSLATAAHTMIWDGIELLPVVNQSSKLLGIISRRDVLKALQMIKQQPQVGETFEELIASRIQEVEAGNNVYYRSEVTPQMTNHLGTISYGVFTSLVTEAGSRALRKHKKGELVVENLTLYFIKPVQIDATIDIFPRVLEVGRKFGKVDVEIFHKGTVVGKAMLMAQLIDRH